In Zalophus californianus isolate mZalCal1 chromosome 4, mZalCal1.pri.v2, whole genome shotgun sequence, the following proteins share a genomic window:
- the FPGT gene encoding fucose-1-phosphate guanylyltransferase isoform X1, with product MAAAVAPLGVALREATQRKLRRFSELRGKPVAAGEFWDIVAITAADEKQELAYKQQLSEKLKKKELPLGVQYHVVVDPAGAKIGNGGSTLCALRCLEKLYGDKWNSFTILLIHSGGYSQRLPNASALGKIFTALPFGNPIYQMLELKLAMYIDFPSHMNPGVLVTCADDIELYSVGECEFIRFDKPGFTALAHPSSLTVGTTHGVFVLEPFNDLEYRDLEYRSCHRFLHKPSIEKMHQFDAVYRPGNISQQDFARGDTPSLKLDSEYVYTDSLFYMDHKSAKKLLAFFEKIGTLNCEIDAYGDFLQALGPGATVEYTRNTSNVTKEEADLIDIRQRIFHLLKGTSLNVVVLNNSKFYHIGTTEEYLFHFTSDSSLKSELGLQSIAFSIFSAIPECSGNTSCIIQSILDSRCSVATGSVVEYSRLGPDVSVGENCIISGCHIIATAVLPAYSFVCSLSLKMNGHLKYSTMAFGVQDNLKKNVKTLSDIKLLQFFGVCFLSCLDIWNLQVTEELFSGNKTCLSLWNARIFPVCSSLSDSVTISLKMLNAIQNKSAFSLNNYKLLSIEEMLVYKDVEDMITYREQIFLEITLNAK from the exons GCAAACCTGTGGCAGCTGGAGAATTCTGGGACATTGTTGCAATAACAGCAGCTGATGAAAAACAGGAACTTGCTTATAAGCAACAGCTGtcagaaaagctgaaaaaaaaggaGCTACCCCTTGGAGTTCAATATCATGTTGTTGTTGATCCTGCTGGAGCCAAAATTG gaaatggagGATCCACACTTTGTGCCCTTCGATGTTTAGAAAAGCTATATGGAGATAAATGGAATTCTTTTACCATCCTATTAATTCATTCTG GTGGTTACAGCCAACGCCTTCCAAATGCAAGTGCTCTGGGCAAAATTTTCACTGCATTACCTTTTGGTAACCCCATTTATCAGATGTTGGAATTAAAACTAGCCATGTACATTGATTTCCCTTCACATATGAATCCTGGGGTTCTGGTTACCTGTGCAGATGATATTGAACTTTATAGTGTTGGAGAATGTGAGTTTATTAGATTTGACAAACCTGGCTTTACTGCTTTAGCTCATCCTTCTAGTTTGACTGTTGGTACCACACATGGAGTATTTGTCTTAGAACCTTTTAATGATTTGGAATATAGAGACCTTGAATACAGGTCTTGCCATCGTTTCCTTCACAAGCCCAGCATAGAAAAGATGCATCAATTTGATGCTGTATATAGACCTGGAAATATTTCTCAACAGGACTTTGCTAGGGGTGACACTCCCTCTCTTAAGTTAGACTCTGAGTATGTCTACACAGACAGCTTGTTTTATATGGATCATAAGTCAGCCAAAAAGTTACTCgctttttttgagaaaataggCACATTGAACTGTGAAATAGATGCCTATGGAGACTTTCTGCAAGCTTTGGGACCTGGAGCAACTGTGGAGTACACCAGAAACACATCAAATGTCACTAAAGAAGAGGCAGACTTGATAGACATTAGGCAGAGAATATTTCATCTTCTTAAAGGAACCTCATTAAATGTTGTTGTTCTTAATAACTCCAAATTTTATCACATTGGAACAACTGaagaatatttgtttcattttacttcaGATAGCAGTTTGAAGTCAGAGCTTGGCTTACAGTCCATAGCTTTTAGCATCTTTTCTGCAATACCAGAATGCTCTGGTAATACATCCTGTATCATTCAAAGTATACTGGATTCAAGATGTTCTGTGGCAACTGGCTCAGTTGTGGAGTATTCCAGATTGGGGCCTGATGTTTCAGTTGGGGAAAACTGCATTATTAGTGGTTGTCATATCATAGCAACAGCTGTCCTGCCTGCATATTCTTTTGTGTGTTCCTTAAGCTTGAAGATGAATGGACACTTAAAGTATTCAACTATGGCATTTGGAGTGCAAGACAACTTGAAAAAGAACGTTAAAACATTGTCAGATATAAAGTTACTTCAATTCTTTGGAGTCTGTTTCCTGTCATGCTTAGATATTTGGAATCTGCAAGTTACAGAGGAACTGTTCTCTGGAAACAAGACATGTTTGAGTTTGTGGAATGCTCGTATTTTCCCAGTTTGTTCCTCTTTGAGTGATTCAGTTACAATATCcctaaaaatgttaaatgctaTACAGAACAAATCAGCATTCAGCCTAAATAACTATAAACTGTTGTCCATTGAAGAAATGCTTGTCTATAAAGATGTAGAAGACATGATAACTTACAGGGAGcaaatttttctagaaattactttaaatgcaaaataG